In the genome of Rissa tridactyla isolate bRisTri1 chromosome Z, bRisTri1.patW.cur.20221130, whole genome shotgun sequence, the window GAACATTGAAGGCCAAGTAATACAGAACTTTGAAGGCCAACTGAGAACCCACAACTCAAACCTGCTTAAAATCTCAGTTTGAAACAGAGCTAAAGATTAGATAGAACTAAAGTTTCCCAAAACATCCCCTGGGCTGGACAAAATGCCTGGGTCGGTTTGTAGCTGTGGAACAGAGTTCTCATTTTCCCTTGTGGTACACCTGACTTTCTCTTCTTAATACAGGTGTGCAGAAGAGCATCTGCTATGGTGCTGGGAGGCAAACATATTTTTTACTCCCCAGCATGTGTCCAGTGTGTGGGGCCAGTGGCTGCACCCAGACAGATTCTCCGTGCTCAGAGGGCAATATTTACCCTTCCAGCTAGTGGATTAAGTAATTTTGCCAGCATTCATAGTACTGGCTTTGCACTTGTCAAATACCTTCCCCTGGGTTTTTCTTTGTACTGATGAGGAGCTTTATTCAAGGTACTGGTTTCCCTAGTTAGAATAGAAGATGTACAATAACTGCCTGAAGTCTTCGGCCACTGGTGGAGCACACAGATAAGCTCAGGAAGAGGAAAGTAACGCACTGGCCTACCTACCTTCTCTGGGTGGCTGATGCTAATAATAGCTTCAATCAGAAAAGGATGCTAGAACGAAAAGATCAAAGTGAGTTGCTGGAAAAAATCTAGTAGGGATTTTCACTTTCGCACCTAGCTATTTAGGGCATGCTTTTTGTTCATCTTTTCTTTTATCCATCCTGTCTTAACCACCACCTGTTCTCATTTCTATTCTTAAAGAGACCGGATTTTATATGTCTCTCTTTCCTAGATACCTTAACTTTCACTAGAGgccatttttttctgtgggattttttaaattttttttttgggtacACTAACTTTACTAATGACATGCTTCAATTCTTCAGATTAGCAGTCAGGACAAGCGTAACTCAAATAAACTAAATGTAGTGCCAGACAAtttcaaatatttacataaatagaGAAAGTACTCTTACCTAGAAAAGCTGTAGTGATCTATGTATAAAACAGATCGTAGGTAAGAAACACTTAGAAAAACTTCTAATGTAtacaagacagaaaacagcttATTGGAAAATGTCGTTCTCAGAAGCTTTCCCCAGAATCTCTGAATACGTGCCTCTGTCATGTTGTGTCTGATAAACGATGACTTTGATGGTAACATATGGTGCTAACTCTCCTTTCTCCATGCTTTTGTTTAAGTCTGTTTCTTTGATATTAGAGTGGTAGACGGAAGAAACCTAGGAAAGGCAATAAATATTAACTGGGTTTAATCTAATCCCAATTGGCAAAAGAGCACAGGATACCCTTCCCTGGCTGTGACAACAGCAGCGTTCAGGCCACTTTTCCTTCCTGGGCAGGCTATCTCTTCTGCTCTGTTCAGAATTGCTTCTGGCACATCTTGCTTCGGTAGCAAAGAGCCTCTGTATCACCTGCAGTGCTGAAAGGAAGCGCTGGCTTGTATCTAATTGCCCAGTAACTCAGTTTTCTGTAGACCATCAGCTCTTCTACCTTCAACTCTAGCTTCCCAGAGTTACCCTGTATCTAAGCATGCATAAGACATGCATCACTGTGTTGTTGAGTTTGAACATTATATACAGCTGTTGAGGATTAGGAATAATGACTTGTACTCCTGTCTGCCAGAACATTTTGTTCTTTGTAGCTGTATTGTTCTACAAGCATAGTTAATTGCAGAAAATAAGGCAACAAATGCTTTCAATCTCCTAAATACTTGCCCTCCTCTTTTGTGCTTCATGTTTATAATATATAGTTGGAAGTGGCCTGTACACGTCTAGTTACTGGTAACATGTGCATGAAAAACAGATACGGTTGATCTTGACAGAAAGGAGTGTCATGGAGACAGATAACCTGTGACATGGGCTCTTACCCTGTATATCTTATAACTGTTCCTGCGTTGTCCGTGTTATCTAAGCACCAGTAACACTGACTCCTGCTCCTTGGATTCAGGAAACTGCTTTCCTACCcatagaaagaaaataagtgCTTAGCCTAATCGGTAGGAAACTGTCTCCTGTCCTGTGTCCTGCAGTAGCTGAATACTGAAGTTGGTAAGGAGAAGAGGGAGCAGGAAGCGAAACAAACTGACTGAAGCAGTGAACTCTTTGTTCTGTTTAGAGGATTTTGGCTACCCTTtggcattatttcttttaacaagGAGGTTTATGTTTAAGATATTTGGGCATTGAGAAGGGctacaaaaaaagcacaaaagaatcTAGACAGTTCTTTTAGGGCACAAAACACTACTCCAATTGTTCCTCAGGTTTGAAGCCAAGTGTCTCTAATACTGGGCCTGATGCTTTACGATCACACAGACCTTTGTTCCTCCTGCATGATTGATGCAATTGCATAAAGGGCCTAGCCGTCTTTTACATGGGAAGCAGGATAATTCTGGGCATAACTGTTACATCACCAGCATGCGGTATCTTAAGTCCTGGTCTCACGAAGTTTCAAGCATCTTCAACAGCGTACTGAAAATCACCGGTGCGTCAGCAGAAGCAATAGTAGCATCTGGaaacagctgctgctggcagaatGGGTGGCCAGGGTGTCTCACTAAATATCTCGTGGACAGACAGTCTTTCGCTAAGTGAGCACTGAAGGGTGCTCACATTGCAGCCAGAGGCAGAGCGGGTGTGATTCCTACAGGACACTGCATGAAGTATGTGCACGTGTTCACAGTCATTAGGTTAAACTGTTTCTTACGGATGGGGAAATACAGTTGGCACTCTTGGTTCTCCCCAGTGCATTGCAAGGGGGGCAAATAGAGGCCGTAGAGAATGTCGTTGAAGGAAATGATGTATCTGACAGTATTGTCTGTGCAAACACGTCCTCAACTATTAACCTTGAAAAGCTTAAAATAACAATTTTTGTCAACCTTTAGAGGTAAAGGCAAAGGCTTTAAAACCTTTACTTTTGCAGTACTGATAACTTTGAGGTTAGTATAATCTTTGTTTTGGTCTGGCATGTGCAAGAAAAACAAGTCAAgctgtgaaaaaacaaaatgagaaaaataccaCAATGCGCAAACCTGTGGTCTGAGTTCACTGTTAGAAGCAGGCGCTGTATGAAGGTGTTACTGCTCTTCCTGAGTGCAGGGGCTAGTGCCTGAAGTCAACCCATGAGGCATTACTCAACCAAGCACCACAGAGAAGGAGTGTGAGAGCAGCAAGGGATAAGAGAAAGCTGAGTCTCTTTCACACTGACACTTGATTGGAGCTGTATTATTTCCCATACTCTATCTTTGCACTGGGAGAACACCTTTCAGAGCCATCCATCCCTCCTGACCATGTAGGTACTCATTAAACTCCAGGAAATAGAAAGAGTTGTGTCTTTGGGGACCTAATACAGGATTCTAAACCACCACAActgcagccctgccttcctgCTGGCCCCAGGGAACTCACACTGAACCAGCAAGGTGGGAACAGACCTTGGCCGCACCCCAGAAGGAACCAAAAACTAGCACAGCCTATGTGACCACTGGGCTAAGCACCCTCTTTTCTGGAGATTTTTCTGGGAAAACATATGATTGCCTTAAGCTCTTGGTAGTTTGCCTGCTTTTTAATTAGCAGATCACTTCAAATGAAACTGCGAAATAATTCAGGTCATTGGAAACTTTGCCAAGCTTcaaacaaaggaaatgaaaacacatgAATTATAGCAGAAACAAGTGCTTTGCACTAGCTCTGCAGTCAGTTAGGGAGGACAAATGGTATCACACCTATGTGTGAGGATGCTCTGTGACAATAAAATTCTGCAAAGAGGAGTGACACACTAAAACTGCATGGCAGCATAACAGAAGATGTTTTGTTCTGTATCAAGTTCAGCTTTTATGTGTTTTATACTTTATTTGGTGAGGCTGCCTATGCTAGATACTCTACAGGCTTTGAAATGGGTGCTTTATTGGAAGCATAACAGCAGTGTGCTGAGAGAACAGGGAAAGCAGGGAACACCAAAGCACAGCACGTACAGACCCATATGTGGTGGTGGGAAAAGGCTGGTATGGAGCAGGTGGGGTAGAAAAGGTTAAACTAGAAGAATGAAATGAGAGGGGTGAGCTAGGGAAGAAGCCAAGAGGAGATATGAGATTTCATCAATCACTAAAATACAGTAAGATTAGCAATAGTTTCTCCAGACATAACTACTCTATCCTCTGACAAGTCACAAGGGATCGTGAAGCACTTTGAGTAAAAGTCACATTTTAATAACACAGTTTGTATAGGGTGACGTTCTAGAAGTAAGCCATGTATTTTTTATCACCCACCTATGTTGGTACGCGTGCCAGTGACGATGCTATTCGTGGGGCTCACTACTTTGTCCCAATCTTTAAGTAGAGTACGCTTATTTTCGGACAAACTGTCATAACTCCATTTCAGCAGCTGAGGGCACTATATGACCGGCTAAGTGGCAACCGCTGGCCTGCCGACACCTAACCTAGGGCAGGAGGGCGGGCGTTTTGGTAGCCGGCTGAAGGGCCAGCTGTGCCCGCCAAACCATTGGCGGCTGCCAGTGAGCCCAGTGTGGACTGCAGGGCTGTCGGTGCCTGTGACTACAGCAGCATAGTGAATTGGCTCTCGTGGCACACTGGTGATGGGGAAGCCTGTTAGCAGCATCACAGGAAGGAAGTTCAATTGTGAGACAGTCCAGAGGCCAGGTAGGTGGTGGTGATACGGCTTTCACGTAAGGACTTGGTTGCCCTGGCAAATTCGCAGCCATGAACAGTGCCAAGGCCTGTGATATGCAGGGGGTTGGACAGCCAGGATTTAATGCACTTGTTTCTGGAAATTTAAGTCTTCAAACACCTCTTTTTCCCAATGCCAGCGTAAGAACAAGTGGTTCCTGCCAAGACCTTCTTCCCACAAGCCTGTAATTAGGCCACTTATGACTCTGTCAAATTCCCATTCCTCATCTGACCCAGGGATTTATGCACGCCCAGGCTTTTCAGACCCTTGATAATCAGGCTTTTATGAAAAAGCTGTATAGTTGTGTCAAAATGAAGCCGTGGGGATAAGGGGTTACTAGTTTTCTGGAGCCAGAGACAGAAGGTATGTCTGAAGACTGAGTTTGGGCTATATGTCTTGGCAGGGTAACCGCTTACTGATCTGGCTACAAAGCTGCTGCTATCTCAGCTAGCTTGCAAACAAGCTTCTCGTGCAGGCTGCAGGTACACCTGAGCACTCTGCTAATGTAACTTGGAAGAAAAAGTGGGATATTACGGAGGACCGGCTAGGATGGCTTTCATCTTGCGAGACATGAAAGGGTTAGTTTCAAGCCTttacattaatattattttatccAGGATAACAGCTTTAGAAGGAAAAAGTTGAATATATTAATTGAAAAATATCCAGTAGCTCTACACAGAAGCTAAGAAATATAAGTAATCTAAGTGTAAGAAATGTAAGTGCCAGTACATAAGCTTTTAGAGGCCTCTGGAACACTTAAATATTGAACTCAGTAACTCCAGCTAAAGTTACCTCGTGAGCTGTGTATCTTGACTTAGAAGGCAGGGCAGAACTTGCAAGAGAGTGGAAAGACTGGAGAAGAGGAATGTTGAAGCTGCAGATTCAGAGGTAGAAAGGGCAGAAGCACAATTCATCAACAGGGTTAAGAATGCTGTCAAAAATTCTTATTCCTGCAACAGCTTATCCTTTGTAAAACTTTGCAATGAATAGTATGGTAAACTTGGCACCTTGAGATAAGTGTTAGGTAAATGCTACCTGTGCCGAAGTGGGAGAAGTAATCTCAGAGCGACTGAACAGGCTGCATGGGGCAGCCCGGCAGCCTCATGGCCTTTTGTAACTcagcaggagcacagcttaaaGACTTTGCTTCGCCAAAGCGTCTGAGAATAAACAGTCCTAGTCTTGCTTAGCAGAACACTTTGCATATTCAGCTTTAACGACGTGCTTGCGTCCTCTTAAAGTCAAGTTTAACAATCTCCCCATAACCTTTACCAGACAAAgcctgtttttcttaaatttacaGTTTACCGTGTGTAGTACCACTTCTTTCCAGCGGAGGGAAAACGTGTACCTTTATCCAgccatttttcccctttccccttacGCCTTTCAGGACAGCAGACCAAAGCACCTCAACTGACAGAAAATCACGTTCACATTAAGTAACTTATTTTGCAATAACGGATACTATTTTGGAGAAAGTTTAATTGTGTGAGGGAAACAATATTTGCCTGGGAAGGCAATGCTTGTAAGGCTAGGGTGTGAGTGCGCACAGGTCTGAGTACGGTCTGCGTACCCCAGTTTTTCCCTCTCGTTTTTACCTCTATCCCTACGGTTAATCACTCGTAATACTAATGTGACTTGACTAGACTTTGCAGAGTGAGGTAGGAAGTAGGACACCTGTGTGCAGGAGCGTGTCTCCAGCAAAAAACTATGGATGGGTAGAAGTCAGAGTGTAATCAATCCAATATATTTGACACTTGAGCACTGGTACCTTCATAATGTGATACCTACGTAGGGAAACTTGAAAATTCTTGCTCTGCACTTTTGCTGTTTTGGGGGGAGGTTCTCATGAAGCATGCATCCTCATGTTGACACTGTAACATAAGTATATTTTGATGTTATTTTAAGATCTGAAATGAGGGGTGTTTCACACTGAAATGATTTATACAGTTACATGCTCTGAGAGTCATTTGTATTAAATCAACTAGACTTTGATCTTTATCAGCAATGAAAGTGGGCAGAAGTATTCTTAGTGTGTGCCAACATGCAAGTAATACTTCAGAAATGTGTAAAAACCTAAGGAAGTCATGAACTTTGgcatttttgcattttcagaatgGGAGAAACACAAAACTGTCTGACATTTCAAAACTTTTCTCCCATATACACACTTCACGCTCCAACAATCATCTGTACTCAAACCTCTAGATCAGAGGTCCTGGACTACAATAGCCTTCAGGGgtcttcaaaattaatttgtgtGCATTTGGGATGTTTTAAGGAAATGTTTCTGCTTGTGAAAGGAAGACTTCAGAGCTGTCACCAGGCAGCTCTGAGGAGTGTCCCGCCAGGGACTAAGTGTGGGTGCTCCATGCGAAGGAGGGAGGGGGTAGACCCTTGGCACTGGGGCACACACCCCAATGACTTGCACTGTCCGAGCATGGCCACGGGCCCCAGCTTCATACTGAGATAAGAGAAAAACCTGTCTCTCCGCTGTGGCGGAGTTGCTTAGGCAGAGGTGGGAGaaactccttccctcccccatgTGCAGCGACAGAGACTTGTCAGGGGGCTGCTGGCACAGGCCACAGCACCGACCGTCTGTCTCAAACCCCTGCTGCCCCACACAAGTCAGGAGAAGTCACCCTTGTGCCCAGGGTCCCCTCGTCGCCTTCCCTCCCGGAGGGATGTACCCCTATCCCGCCGAGCCGCTCGGGCCCACGGCCGGCcacggcagggcagggcagggcggccgggcccggccccgcccccctcgggccgccccggggccgggccaagccgggcgggcggagcgggTCCCCGGCAGGGGCcgtcccgccgcggcgggggcggagccGCCGCCCGCAATATAAGCGACGGTCCGGGGCGCTGCTGGGTGTCTGGAGCGCGTCGTGAGCTGAGGAGGGGGTCAAGGCAAGGCCGGCGGGCAGGACGGAGCCGGCGAGGaacggggatggagctgctgcgAACCATCGCCTAcccgccgggcggcggcggcggtgccgccGCCAAGGGCTGCGAGGCGGCGGTGGGCAGAGCGGCCGGCGGCGAGTCGCGGAGAAAGAAGGCGGAGGAGCAGCCGCACCAGCACGCCCACCCCGCCGCCGAGGTCTCCCGGATTATAACCGACCCCACGACGGGGAAGCGATACTGCCGCGGCAAGGTGCTGGGAAAGGTAATGGCCGCGGCGGGCACCCGGCCCTcccgggcggcggagcgggcggcgggggacgCTGGGCTGCGCCGGGACGCCGGACCCCGGCCCTCACGGAGGTCCCAGCGGGTCTGTAGGTCCGAGCACCCTTCCCGTCCCCGGTTCATCGCTGCCCCTTGTTACAAGCGGAATCGTGCCTGCAGCTGGGGCGAGCCTGCAGGAGCGACTTCGGTGTCGcatttggggcggggggagccgcagGGCCGACCTGCAGATGGGGGATGAACCCGAGACCTGTCTTTTACTAAATTACCCGGCGCGAAGGAAGTTGCGCGCCTTGACTAATACGTGAGCTGGTGAATGACTAAGTGTGGGACTTCTTTCATACCTTCTGTAATTGCCTTTTTTCTCGTGTGCCTCTCTAGGGTGGATTCGCCAAATGTTATGAGATGACGGATTTGACAACAAATAAAGTTTATGCTGCAAAAATCATTCCTCACAGCAGAGTAGCAAAACCTCATCAAAGGGAAAAGGTGTGTGTGcatgaatgacttttttttcttcttctgaaactCTCTTTGTGTGCCGGATTGCCCAGCCCTTTTCCTGAAACGGCTCTGATATGAGCTGTCTGCTCAACCTTGTGGATGCAAGGCTAACAACGCtgtctttccccccctccctgccttgtCTCTTCAGATTGATAAAGAGATTGAGCTGCACAGCATGCTTAATCATAGACACGTTGTGCAGTTTTACCACTACTTTGAAGACAGAGAGAATATTTACATTCTTCTGGAGTACTGCAGTAGAAGGGTGAGCATCAACTAGGAGAAATTCAGTATTTACTTACCTGGAATCTGCAACTAATTTAAATGTGTGATGTGTAAAAGGTATCTTTTGTGGCTTCTTTAGTTGTCATTTTCGCATGCATTGATTTAGTTTTGCTTAAGGTGAATCTTGTGTGGGAATGTCCTGTGAcacttctgtatttgttttccctctgcagtCAATGGCTCACATCTTAAAAGCGAGGAAGGTATTGACAGAACCAGAAGTACGATACTACCTCAGGCAAATTGTGTCAGGGCTAAAGTATCTTCATGAACAGGAAATCTTGCACAGGGATCTTAAACTAGGTAAGGTCTGCTCCTTGCTGACTTCAAAACACACTCCAGCCCTGTCAGCATTGTACCACTTTACACTTGTATGGCGATAGCTTAATTAATAGAATTGGCTCAGTCTGTCTTTACAGTGGAAACTTGGAGTGCTTAAGGCATGACATTAAGCattcctacttaaaaaaaaaaaatatcttggctAGCTTCTGGCTTTGAACAACATATGACTCAGCACCTGTGGCAAATGCATTCCTACCTTGCAAGAAAAGGGCTAACTGGAATTTCTGTCTGCTAGGTAACTTCTTCATTAATGAGAACATGGAACTAAAACTGGGTGACTTTGGCTTGGCAGCTAGGCTGGAACCACTGGAGCACAGGAGGAGGTAGGAGCCTGAAAAAATGCAAAGTCTAGTAGTAACTGAAACCAAAtccatttagaaatgaaaaatcctGTTCCATAGTAAAAGCTAATTGCTTCTGGGATCAAGGCTTGCCCTTCTAGAAAGCAGGCTGCTGTGCTTTGACTTCTGCTTTCCTCTGAGCATTTGAGTAATAACAAATGCCAGAGGCAGGGTACCTGACTGACGAATAGTGCGGGTAGTCTGCTGTTCCTCTACCACGTAGATGTGTTTCATCACATCTTCAATATTAACATTCATACAGCTCCTCTTTAGGAGTCTCTAAGCTCTTGTCCAAACTTGAGAAGAAAACCAGCCCTATGAAAAATAGCTTCCCTCCTCTTTCTATCTGAAATACTAACAGGCTCTGTGGCCTCTTTGATTTGCAGAACAATATGTGGCACACCAAATTACCTCTCTCCAGAAGTCCTCAACAAACAAGGGCATGGCTGTGAATCTGACATCTGGGCCTTAGGCTGTGTAATGTAAGTACTTCAGTgcctttgaaatgaaatatttctatcATTGGCTTAGGCTTTTAAGAGTTCAAAGGGGATGCAGTACTACAACAGTTTGCCACCCTTTATACATGTCTAGCCCAAGTGCAGAAATGCCCCTTTGTGTTGGGAGACAGACAAAGCCTTTTCAGTAGTTGCAGAAAAGTATTATGGgtgtgtaaaataaataaataaaattggtttCCTTTTAAACAGGTATACAATGCTGTTGGGAAGACCCCCGTTTGAGACCACAAATCTTAAAGAAACGTACAGATGCATAAGGGAAGCAAGATACAGCCTGCCTTCATCTCTCTTGGCACCTGCGAAACACTTAATAGCTAGCATGTTGTCAAAAAATCCTGAAGATCGGCCCAGTTTAGATGAAATAATTAGACATGAATTTTTCTTACAGGTTTGTATTGTCTAGTGTTGTGGCTGAAAAATATCCACCTTAGAAATGCACTCTGTGGTCTAATAATTGTTTTTTGAATCTCACTTCCACAGGGCTTTACACCTGATAGACTTTCTGCTATCTGTTGTCACACCGTTCCTGATTTCCATTTGTCAAGTCCTGCTAAGAATTTCTTcaagaaagcagctgctgctctcttTGGTAAAAAGGATAAAGCCAGATGCTTTGATGCACATAGTAAGTGGATTGTACCTATGCTTGAAACTTATCTCTTACGCTATCAATGTCATGCTAGTAATGTATAGCTATGAGATTGCAACGGAGCACTTGTACTTATGTCTCCTCCCTGGGTTAGTCTTGACCTCTTTATCAATAAGTAAAGATGGTAGCCTGCAATTTATGCCAACTTACGTAAGTAAATGCTGCTTATGGCATACTGAAAATCTATATTGGGCATCTGTTAATATGTAGTGTCTGTTAAAGTTTAGTCTCTTAGTGATCTGTGTATAATGGTACTGCAGTTCTGGGAAACAGTGGCAGGTTTAGAAGGTACTGGAGGGAGACAATGCACTTTCTGCAGCTAACTTAGTAGGCTTTCTGTAATTGAACAGTACTTCCAGATGCAgcattaagtatttattttttttctgtattacagttacagacagactagctaaagaagatgaagaaatctACAAGCTCAGGCATGATTTGAAGAAGACATCGATAACCCAGCAGCCTCATAAACACAGAACAGATGAGGTAAATGCAAGTGCCATTCAATTCAAATCCAATAACAGTTGGGTGGAGTAGctataattaaattatatttgacTTGGATATCAGAGCTGGGGCTGTACACAGCATAATCAAGCTTAAATGATTAGCAGGAGTTGTTTTAAGAGGGCTTAGCCAAGCTTCACCAAAGTATGTTAGCCTTTGTAGGCAGACTATCAATTTTAGCTTTTGAGTAATTATAGTATCTGCCTAGAGTCCATTGTCACCTGTGTGGTAATTTGTCTG includes:
- the PLK2 gene encoding serine/threonine-protein kinase PLK2 codes for the protein MELLRTIAYPPGGGGGAAAKGCEAAVGRAAGGESRRKKAEEQPHQHAHPAAEVSRIITDPTTGKRYCRGKVLGKGGFAKCYEMTDLTTNKVYAAKIIPHSRVAKPHQREKIDKEIELHSMLNHRHVVQFYHYFEDRENIYILLEYCSRRSMAHILKARKVLTEPEVRYYLRQIVSGLKYLHEQEILHRDLKLGNFFINENMELKLGDFGLAARLEPLEHRRRTICGTPNYLSPEVLNKQGHGCESDIWALGCVMYTMLLGRPPFETTNLKETYRCIREARYSLPSSLLAPAKHLIASMLSKNPEDRPSLDEIIRHEFFLQGFTPDRLSAICCHTVPDFHLSSPAKNFFKKAAAALFGKKDKARCFDAHITDRLAKEDEEIYKLRHDLKKTSITQQPHKHRTDEEIQPLITTVAKPGAVPETKQIGDSIRMIVRGTLGSCSSSSECLEDSTMGSVADTVARVLRGCLENMPEADSIPKEQLTASFQWVTKWVDYSNKYGFGYQLSDHTVGVLFNNGAHMSLLPDKKTVHYYAELGQCSVFSATEAPEQFISQVTVLKYFSHYMEENLMDGGDLPSLTDVRRPRLYLLQWLKSDKALMMLFNDGTFQVNFYHDHTKIIICNQNEEYLLTYINEERISTAFRLTTLLVSGCSLELKHRMEYALNMLLQRCN